In Lycium barbarum isolate Lr01 chromosome 9, ASM1917538v2, whole genome shotgun sequence, the DNA window TAGACGATGTATTCTGAGCCGACATCTCAATCTTAAATTTATTTCAGAAGACAATTTAATGAGTTATAAACTGGCGTGAGATTTTCTTTTGAACATAGATTGATCGTTTCTGCTACCAGGATAGTTGTCATCTTAACCCGCAACTTTATCCCTTTCTTCTTACTTATCAAGCTATTGACTTCTTTCTCATTATGGAATTTGTGTCTCATCTTGAGTTCGCCGTGATAGGTGTTCCCAAAAAAGTCAATAGCTTTGTATAGGCCATGGGGTCAATTATTGGCCTGAACGAAGTTGTCATAATGGTACTTAACTTCTCAAACTTCTGGGCCTTAAGCCCAATTATATCGCGTTTTCTACTTTCAATTAATTGCACGATTTATCTTCAAATgaattggtctttaatttttatccttcaaatgggctggtagAACTTATGCCAATAGAGCATATATTCTTTAAGGACCATGACATAACTTGCGAATATTATGATGAGTAGCTTATGCCCTTAAGCATAAGTTCGATGTTAAAGGGCAAAATTAAGagcagtccatttgaagggaaaaattaaagaccaacacaaaataggccaaaagtgcaaatgacccttcaACTTTTAGAAGCGTAATTTAGCTTCATATATCCCAGGAAATGACGTGTGGTGTCCCCAAATTGTCCGGTCTTGAATTTTTGTCCCCGCTTAACAATTTTTTGTAATAATGACCTTAACTTGAAAATTTTAACTGGGAAGAACTTTTGTTGCTCATCAGACTTAATTTCTAACTTTTGCCTAACTTGTGGTCAATTGAGCAGGTTCACTGTCTTGAAATATCATAAACTTATGCCTTAAGCAAAACTAAATTATGTCCACAACTTATGTCTGATAGACAACAAACGTTTTGCCTCTGTTGCCCATCAGGCATAAGTTCTAGCTTTTGCCTATAAGGTAGAACATGTGGTCAATGGGGCAGGTTTATTGTCTTGAAATATTTTAAACTTATGTCTTATAGGCAACACTAATTTATATCAACAACTTATGTCTGATGGCCAACAAAAGTTTTGCCTAGCTAATTTTATGAAGCAGAGgcaatattttaaatatttaatcAAGCAGGCCAAAAAATCAAGACCAACTCTTGTAATGGTCATTGTGAACGTAATCCCATATATCGTCTGAAACATTTACGCACATGTAATGCAAGAATCTCGTCAATTCAAGTTCAATTGACTCCATTTGGCACACAAAGCAAATCTTAGAACACCACTTAATGGTTCTTGCTTCTCTCGAATTTCTTATTGCCAAACGAGGCATGCATAACATGAAAGGCTCGTCATATCCTTTATTGACCACCCGCCTTCCAAGGGTGACCTTCATTACCCTTAAATGTTATAACCTTCAAGGTTATGTCTTTCGTATATCTCTCATGCCTAAGTAGCTCATCCCAAATTGGGTTTATGGGTATTGTTTTCACACTTATTCTAATGTGCTTACTATCAAGCCAATTCATTTTGCCTTTTTGACTTTTTGGAAGGTATGAAACACTCCGCTACACATTACCCATATAGGCCGTGCTCAGATACCATGGACTCGTCTCTTATGCGTGGCGTGACTCCTTTCATTTATACACATTGCTACTAACATGTACTATTACCTAGAATTCAGCTCAAGCTATAATTTGATTTCTATTCTGTAATATAAACTGTTTTAATATATGTAAGCAACTAAATTTATTGTTATATACAAATTAGTAATAATTGACACAAAATATAAGTACAGCACACGTATACAATACAATTAGTATAACATAAGACCAAAAAAGATTATCTTCTTCCGCATTGAGAATAAAATTGTAAATTTATGTTAGAAATACAACCTAGTCATTTGATAAAATATTCTTTACAATTGAACCGGTTCCAAGCATTTAAAAGTCTAAACAAAAACCTCAAAGTCAGCACAAGTTCATTTGTATCTATCTGTACAAGGTCAATTCTCAATTTCTCCTTGCAGTTTTGAAGCTGAAGCCTAATCAAGCATTTTGAATGACATATTTTACAGCATCCATGTAATTCTTCAATAAATCCTCCACAATCTTACTAATCATCTCTTGAACTCCTTCAAAAACCACCAACAATtcttttgacaactcttttgatgAATTTGTCAACTTCTCTATTACTTCTCTTATGGTTGAGATCATGGTAGACGAACCCTCTACGAGGCTTGTCTTGAGAATATCAAAGAAAGAAGATGCCGCTGTACTTAATACCTCTAATAGAAGATCAAGCAGATATTCTATGCATGTCTTGATGACAGCTTTTATGGCTTGCAATCCAGTTTGCATGGCTTCTCCAGGAACTTTAAGTGTTTGGATCATCACCACAAATGCACAGGCTGTAGTAGTaaaaaatgaactaatgatgAAGCTGAATAACGTACCTAAGGTTGAGAATACGGTGTTCAAGAAGAGAAGCACCATTGAAACAGGAGGAAAGGATGAGAAAACAAGAAACATAAACGTATTGATAGATTTAAATAGTTTGGATAATAAGTTggttgagttcatgatattagTTTGTACGGTTTAATAAAGTAGTTGTCCGCACATTTTGGCAACACAAAGTCGTCAAGTTAAGTTTAATTCCAAATGGAAGATCCTAACTAATTTATATGATGTTTTTGTTTAGAGATTGACCAAGTGAATAAACAAGCATTTATCACGCATTAAGACTTAAAAAACTCATACCCCCTACTACTTAATTTCTTAACCCTTAGACCAGAAGTTACCATCCAATTGCAACAGAATGTTTATTTGCAATTAGCGACTTTTGTGTAACTAAGCAGTTCCCAACTTAATCCGTGTAAACTCTATTTTTTATATATCTTTGTTTCAACCAAATTAAACACGAGATGCGTAGTTAGAACTGCTAAGGCTCGGTGAAAATTATGCAGAAAACAGGGCTGACAGATATAAACACACCCTAATACTATTCTAATAAAACTCAAGTAGGAAATGAAAAGGAATAAACCAAACTCATCGTCAACTGTTCGTTCCTCCAGCATCTCATTAGAAAATATGACAAGTTTTCTGCTGGCTGTTAACCAACACAGCTAGTTGCTAACTGGTGCTCAGAATTAACTCTTGAATGCAACTGACCTTTTCATCAATGGCAAGAGCGGGTCAACTGTCTTAATCATTGAAGAAATGGATTGCACCAAATATTATATGATGGAGATTCCTCGGCAGGAGTTGACTGGTAAGAGGGCCTACTCAACAACCAACACGCTAACCTATTCATCCTTCTACAATCCCATTGGGTATGACTTCTTTTGCCTGCAAAAATATTTCACGTAGTCGTATATCGCATTGCTAATATAGACCAAAATGAAATGGTCTGGGCACTGGTCAATAGACAAAATCATGAAACTGCTTTACATCATACATGATTTATTCACAATACTATAGATGACGCTCTATACAATTCAAATTTACAAAGCATATCCTCTGATATTCTCCACCAGAGAACAAATCCGTTGGTATCAGATACCATAAAGCTTCTATATaggatatatacatacatacatatatatatatatatatatatatatatatatatgacaacaTTAATAGAGAACATATCATGCCACTGCCTAGTTAGTCCTCTTTGAGCTTATATACAGTCCTAACGTACTCTTCTGCATCCCAAAGGAAAGAACCAAAGGCAATAGCCTCCAAGACAACTCTCTTCAAACTTGCCAATGATGTCAAAATTACTTCATCACTTGCCACCAAACCTGTCTTTTTATCACCGAAGAGTGCATAACTATGCTTCTCAATCAGATTCAGGGTCTCCTTGGACTTTGGTTTTGCGCACATCTGCAATGTTTCTGGGTCAAAACTCATCACATAATACTTCAGTTTTTCTTGCTTTTTTTCACGGAGAAGTGGTAATTGACCCACTGATGTAGATCGTGTCCCACTGATGCGACCAAAGGAAACAATATCCGATCCTAAGGACCGCATCTCTGAAAGTAAGAGTTGGTTGGAACTAGCAATACCAAGGTCACGGTTGATATGATCAAGTTTCTGTTCCAAATGGTGCCTCAAGGAAGCCGACTTCAAAAAATACCCGTACAAAACAGAAGCAGCATATACTCGACAGAGCTGATATTTTTGTACTTTAGTAGGGGCCCAATTGTCTGCCACATTTGACTTCTCTTTCCATCCCAGAACAGTAGTAAGATGCTCCCTAACCATTTCCAGTACTTCACAGCTATGGATAGACTCAAGTTCCCAGTCCTTGCAAGGCCATATCTCAAGTCTGCCATTGTACATGCATTTCGAAAGCCTGGGAATCAAGTGAACTCTGATCCCAGAGAACTTGTAAGATATTAGCACGTACATAATGTCTTCAACAGCAGCTTGACACTCCAGCTCTTTTAATTCAGCAATCCTCCTGTCATAACATCATATTCAGATTTCAGCAAATCCAACACAGGAGAGACTTAGATAGTCTATATCCAGACGAACAAGTATCAGGTAATCTAACAACGAATCGTCCAAACAATAATTCCTACCACCATCGCATAGAAACCAACATTTACCTACTATTTTAGTCATTTCGCTGATGAATTAAGCACCAAAACAATGACAATGTCTAGCTCCCGTCAGTGGTTCCTAGTATAATATCAAAAATAGTTACATTCTTCACAGAGCTGTTGCACAAGTAAAATAGAATAGAAAACTAATTTTGAACAAAACACACTTTCTATGTTATTTTCAAAGCTCACTGACTAGTCAATGAAAGTAAGGAGGCCAAAGTCAATAAAGATAGCCCCCCAATCCGTGGCCACAACATTTTCACTTTCTCCCATGTTCCACATGTTCAACGTCGCATCTCTTACATTTGTCCTCAACTTGGTACCGCAAttctaaaaaaaatgatattgaaATTCTACAAAACAAACGCTCATATATCATTTAAGGGACAACAACATACTAATTGCACCAACATCCCACCAGAACCAAACTGAATTTGAAATCATAGAATGCAAAACCAGATAAATTCTTAATTAATTACGTTCCATGATGACTATATTTGGATTGTTGTTGCACTGCTGCAGCTTATTTTCAAGAGAAAAGGCCCtaatttacccctctactttcaaATATTGTCTACATCTAACCTCCGTTATACTATCAGAACAAAATTAACTCTCCCGTTAGCAAATTAATCAAACATACCCCTATTTCTGACTGTGCTCCACCATGGCTATTTAAAATCCCACATGGCCTGACATTTGGGTGAGGTGGacgccacgtggcatgccacctcaccaccctcTTCCCCTTTTATTTCTTCCTCCCCCATCTTTCGTTCATGTTAATTGGAGTTAATAAAGTTTTCTTGATTCATTTTCATATTGAGGACAATTATCTGCAACAACAGATTGATGAACATTGAGGACATTGACTAACTGAATCAAAACCTTCTCTTTACGTATTGCTTAACCTTAAAATGCAGTCTAAAGGTCTGTAGTTCGGAGACACTTACAAAAACACGGTGGTCTTTCTTCAACTGAAGAAAGAGCTTAATCAAGCGAAACGAAGAAACTCATATGCTGTTATAAGTGGACACAAAATAGTAGTAACTGAAAGTTTCTATTGCACCTTATCCTGTCCTAAATAACAATGCAAGATAACTGCGCCAAGTATCTCTCAGAAACCGATCAGTGAATGAAGATAATGATTATAACATACTCAACCTTCTTAAGCATATTTTAAGAGAGAAAGGAAAAGAGTAGAGCTGAAAGATAGAGTCTTTGAATAGGCGGAAGATGAAAGGCGAATAGAGCTGAACTATGGATTTTCTGTTACAAGTACAGATGAATTATGGATTTAAAGAGAGGGAAAGAGTACATATTTGTGTACATGTACATATCTCCCAACCCTTTCACAATTTAATGGttacttctacttgagttttagTTTGTGCTAACTTTTCTCCAGGCTCCGGCAGCTGTTGTCCAAGTCTATCCAGTTGAATACTCCTCTTAACATGATAACACCCAAGAAATCAAGGATTTGGTAAAGGATCATCCAATTACTATCTACCATTAAACTCAGTAATCCAAAACAAAAAACAACACTTTGTGTGAGACTAAAAAGTTATATATACCTAAAAAACAAAATCAATGATTGCACTACCTACCAAGATTTGTGTAAACAAGTCTATTTAAGTCATTTACTTCAATTGACCTGTACAAATACAGTTCTCTTTCTAGTTTTACAAGCTTCAAGAGCAGAAAGGCAGGAGATTTACACTGGTCTACACCAGAACTGTAGAGAGTTGGTTGAACTGCAGTGAGCAGGTCAGTCACGGAAACTAGAAAGATCAGAGCCTAAAGTGGGACATTTCTTTCCATCAGTCTAAACTTTGGTAGACATAGTTACCATGGTATCTGCTACATGATCTTTAATTGCTGGTCCCAAGCCACAGTTAACTATCAGCGTAAAGATTATACTAATGGATCCTGTAAATATAGGGTATTCGTACAGCCGACCCGAATACTGAGGCTTCGTTCTTGCATAGGGATATTAAAGACAACAAAagggtgtttggctaagcttataagctggtcaaacCGTCTTATATGCACTTTTTAGCTTATCTAAATGTTTGGTACACACCAAAATGCTTCAGTCGGTCATCCCCAACCCTCACAATTTTCAAAGTAGACGGATTTTGCTCTTACTATAAATTTCTTGTTGTCGGTATTGACATGTAGAACTAGACTCTATCTTTATTCTCGTCGGATTAATCAGTTGTTCAAAAGAATGGAGAGAATAATTTG includes these proteins:
- the LOC132610000 gene encoding UV-B-induced protein At3g17800, chloroplastic-like, translated to MDCGLSYTKKITLHQSLPFMVKIKTLLPHTRFTFKNSPKRSFFIVSSSSSNSKCGFSGLNAPLEPTTLSGKLLSSVLLNDRKCFHVAVQKQLEQLAYDRDEATARMNLSFGSDEGLLHRRIAELKELECQAAVEDIMYVLISYKFSGIRVHLIPRLSKCMYNGRLEIWPCKDWELESIHSCEVLEMVREHLTTVLGWKEKSNVADNWAPTKVQKYQLCRVYAASVLYGYFLKSASLRHHLEQKLDHINRDLGIASSNQLLLSEMRSLGSDIVSFGRISGTRSTSVGQLPLLREKKQEKLKYYVMSFDPETLQMCAKPKSKETLNLIEKHSYALFGDKKTGLVASDEVILTSLASLKRVVLEAIAFGSFLWDAEEYVRTVYKLKED